One window of the Triticum dicoccoides isolate Atlit2015 ecotype Zavitan chromosome 3B, WEW_v2.0, whole genome shotgun sequence genome contains the following:
- the LOC119278043 gene encoding increased DNA methylation 1-like isoform X3: MSLNMLISGVAGRGSSFRPLSMQSNGRTPPLFSPRSGRGMPPPVVYSRKQGASADGGPSAVQRDGGGNHLPSGTDVGHGQPVSERPLQIVPANTRAGKGKNVPPAGGNGGTAVPVNGRVRKTRAPKGSSTLAESRKVPGKKSDAGEPASMHHGAQGNDQLKTVSAPSNSRKKKSTASASVVPSSRRPSRNNSSTSGTAAAGAKKHTILTWLIDSGVLRENEKVSYVDSTSFAAKASGAVTRAGIQCTCCNTAMAPPTFSSHAGSEDSALWERLLLKSGKSLLECVREAWQGEDLRTLHAKQKARAALEKERERSTQEKKHALLLAKQSRKERALPLDGTNYGGDDDRSDDACGVCADGGQLLCCDSCPSTFHPECLAVQVPEDSWVCHYCRCFLCSADDDGHCGLSKCNQCTRKYHHHCRASLLDGHEIAPYCSKACNKIAVNLSNMVGATTSIGEEGHSWSLLKIQRGSMTSDSAALLECNAKLAVAFGVLDECFNPVKDRLTGIDMIRQAVYSLESDFKRLSYEGFYTIVLQKDTEIISVALLRFHGAKLAEMPFACTLPQYHRQGMMRHLVNAIDKVLESVQVENLVISAVAEVEDTWKKLGFVTVEPQLRDEAKRLSMVTIPGTILLQKPTAKQDVLRITEDEQAFLEMSWPRCSFVDLLTGIAFPWPPYADPVAAAVRGAGGGGGEA; this comes from the exons ATGTCTCTGAATATGCTGATCTCCGGAG TGGCGGGGCGGGGTTCTTCTTTCCGGCCATTGTCGATGCAGAGCAATGGGAGAACGCCGCCACTGTTCTCCCCCAGGAGTGGCCGTGGGATGCCACCACCTGTTGTTTATTCCCGGAAACAGGGGGCTAGCGCCGATGGCGGGCCTTCTGCCGTACAGAGAGACGGCGGCGGCAACCACCTTCCCAGCGGCACTGACGTTGGCCATGGCCAACCAGTGAGCGAGAGGCCGCTTCAGATCGTTCCTGCTAACACCAGAGCTGGGAAGGGCAAGAACGTGCCACCGGCCGGTGGCAACGGCGGCACTGCCGTGCCTGTAAATGGCCGCGTACGGAAGACACGCGCGCCCAAGGGGAGCAGCACTCTAGCGGAATCCAGGAAGGTGCCCGGCAAGAAATCTGACGCTGGGGAACCGGCGAGCATGCACCATGGCGCCCAAGGCAACGACCAGCTGAAGACTGTCTCGGCTCCAAGCAACAGCAGGAAGAAGAAGAGCACGGCCTCTGCCTCGGTCGTGCCATCGAGCCGGAGGCCTAGCAGGAATAACAGTAGCACGTCCGGCACCGCGGCGGCCGGAGCCAAGAAGCACACCATCCTGACATGGCTGATCGACTCCGGTGTGCTCAGAGAGAACGAGAAGGTCTCGTACGTGGACAGCACCAGCTTCGCCGCGAAGGCCTCTGGCGCGGTGACTAGGGCCGGCATCCAGTGCACCTGCTGCAACACCGCGATGGCGCCCCCGACCTTCTCGTCCCACGCCGGCTCCGAGGACTCGGCACTGTGGGAGAGGCTCCTGCTAAAGTCCGGCAAGTCGTTGCTGGAGTGCGTGCGGGAGGCGTGGCAGGGGGAGGACCTGAGGACCTTACACGCCAAGCAGAAGGCACGGGCTGCGCTGGAGAAAGAACGGGAGAGGAGCACACAGGAGAAGAAGCATGCTCTGCTGCTCGCCAAGCAGAGCAGGAAGGAACGAGCCCTCCCCCTCGACGGGACCAACTATGGCGGGGACGACGACCGGAGCGACGACGCATGCGGTGTGTGCGCAGACGGCGGACAGCTGCTGTGCTGCGACAGCTGCCCATCCACCTTCCACCCGGAGTGCCTTGCCGTGCAGGTCCCTGAGGACTCCTGGGTCTGCCACTACTGCCGCTGCTTCCTGTGCTCCGCCGATGATGATGGCCATTGCGGCCTCTCCAAGTGCAACCAGTGCACCCGCAAGT ATCACCACCACTGCCGCGCGTCCCTGTTGGACGGGCACGAGATCGCCCCCTACTGCAGCAAAGCCTGCAACAAG ATAGCAGTGAATCTGTCAAACATGGTGGGAGCCACGACCAGCATCGGCGAGGAAGGCCACTCATGGTCCCTGTTAAAGATCCAGCGGGGCTCCATGACGTCAGACTCCGCCGCCCTGCTGGAGTGCAATGCGAAGCTGGCAGTGGCGTTTGGCGTGCTGGATGAGTGCTTCAACCCTGTGAAGGACCGGCTGACCGGCATTGACATGATTCGCCAGGCCGTCTACAGCCTCGA ATCGGACTTCAAGCGGCTGAGCTATGAAGGTTTCTACACCATAGTTCTGCAGAAGGACACGGAGATCATATCGGTAGCCTTGCTCAG GTTCCATGGCGCCAAGCTGGCGGAGATGCCGTTCGCGTGCACACTGCCGCAGTACCATAGACAAGGGATGATGCGCCACCTCGTCAATGCCATCGACAAG GTGCTAGAATCGGTGCAGGTGGAGAATTTGGTGATCTCGGCGGTGGCCGAGGTAGAGGACACATGGAAGAAGCTTGGCTTCGTTACCGTAGAGCCGCAGCTGAGAGATGAGGCCAAGAGGCTCAGCATGGTCACCATTCCCGGCACCATCCTACTCCAGAAGCCCACCGCCAAGCAGGACGTGTTGCGGATAACCGAGGACGAGCAGGCGTTCCTGGAGATGAGCTGGCCGCGCTGCAGCTTCGTCGACCTCTTGACTGGGATCGCGTTCCCATGGCCGCCATATGCTGACCCCGTGGCCGCTGCGGTGaggggagcgggcggcggcggtggcgaggcgTAA
- the LOC119278043 gene encoding increased DNA methylation 1-like isoform X2 has product MREEKGDRLSKHCGSRMTPVAGRGSSFRPLSMQSNGRTPPLFSPRSGRGMPPPVVYSRKQGASADGGPSAVQRDGGGNHLPSGTDVGHGQPVSERPLQIVPANTRAGKGKNVPPAGGNGGTAVPVNGRVRKTRAPKGSSTLAESRKVPGKKSDAGEPASMHHGAQGNDQLKTVSAPSNSRKKKSTASASVVPSSRRPSRNNSSTSGTAAAGAKKHTILTWLIDSGVLRENEKVSYVDSTSFAAKASGAVTRAGIQCTCCNTAMAPPTFSSHAGSEDSALWERLLLKSGKSLLECVREAWQGEDLRTLHAKQKARAALEKERERSTQEKKHALLLAKQSRKERALPLDGTNYGGDDDRSDDACGVCADGGQLLCCDSCPSTFHPECLAVQVPEDSWVCHYCRCFLCSADDDGHCGLSKCNQCTRKYHHHCRASLLDGHEIAPYCSKACNKIAVNLSNMVGATTSIGEEGHSWSLLKIQRGSMTSDSAALLECNAKLAVAFGVLDECFNPVKDRLTGIDMIRQAVYSLESDFKRLSYEGFYTIVLQKDTEIISVALLRFHGAKLAEMPFACTLPQYHRQGMMRHLVNAIDKVLESVQVENLVISAVAEVEDTWKKLGFVTVEPQLRDEAKRLSMVTIPGTILLQKPTAKQDVLRITEDEQAFLEMSWPRCSFVDLLTGIAFPWPPYADPVAAAVRGAGGGGGEA; this is encoded by the exons ATGAGGGAGGAGAAAGGGGATCGACTGTCCAAGCATTGCGGCTCACGCATGACCCCTG TGGCGGGGCGGGGTTCTTCTTTCCGGCCATTGTCGATGCAGAGCAATGGGAGAACGCCGCCACTGTTCTCCCCCAGGAGTGGCCGTGGGATGCCACCACCTGTTGTTTATTCCCGGAAACAGGGGGCTAGCGCCGATGGCGGGCCTTCTGCCGTACAGAGAGACGGCGGCGGCAACCACCTTCCCAGCGGCACTGACGTTGGCCATGGCCAACCAGTGAGCGAGAGGCCGCTTCAGATCGTTCCTGCTAACACCAGAGCTGGGAAGGGCAAGAACGTGCCACCGGCCGGTGGCAACGGCGGCACTGCCGTGCCTGTAAATGGCCGCGTACGGAAGACACGCGCGCCCAAGGGGAGCAGCACTCTAGCGGAATCCAGGAAGGTGCCCGGCAAGAAATCTGACGCTGGGGAACCGGCGAGCATGCACCATGGCGCCCAAGGCAACGACCAGCTGAAGACTGTCTCGGCTCCAAGCAACAGCAGGAAGAAGAAGAGCACGGCCTCTGCCTCGGTCGTGCCATCGAGCCGGAGGCCTAGCAGGAATAACAGTAGCACGTCCGGCACCGCGGCGGCCGGAGCCAAGAAGCACACCATCCTGACATGGCTGATCGACTCCGGTGTGCTCAGAGAGAACGAGAAGGTCTCGTACGTGGACAGCACCAGCTTCGCCGCGAAGGCCTCTGGCGCGGTGACTAGGGCCGGCATCCAGTGCACCTGCTGCAACACCGCGATGGCGCCCCCGACCTTCTCGTCCCACGCCGGCTCCGAGGACTCGGCACTGTGGGAGAGGCTCCTGCTAAAGTCCGGCAAGTCGTTGCTGGAGTGCGTGCGGGAGGCGTGGCAGGGGGAGGACCTGAGGACCTTACACGCCAAGCAGAAGGCACGGGCTGCGCTGGAGAAAGAACGGGAGAGGAGCACACAGGAGAAGAAGCATGCTCTGCTGCTCGCCAAGCAGAGCAGGAAGGAACGAGCCCTCCCCCTCGACGGGACCAACTATGGCGGGGACGACGACCGGAGCGACGACGCATGCGGTGTGTGCGCAGACGGCGGACAGCTGCTGTGCTGCGACAGCTGCCCATCCACCTTCCACCCGGAGTGCCTTGCCGTGCAGGTCCCTGAGGACTCCTGGGTCTGCCACTACTGCCGCTGCTTCCTGTGCTCCGCCGATGATGATGGCCATTGCGGCCTCTCCAAGTGCAACCAGTGCACCCGCAAGT ATCACCACCACTGCCGCGCGTCCCTGTTGGACGGGCACGAGATCGCCCCCTACTGCAGCAAAGCCTGCAACAAG ATAGCAGTGAATCTGTCAAACATGGTGGGAGCCACGACCAGCATCGGCGAGGAAGGCCACTCATGGTCCCTGTTAAAGATCCAGCGGGGCTCCATGACGTCAGACTCCGCCGCCCTGCTGGAGTGCAATGCGAAGCTGGCAGTGGCGTTTGGCGTGCTGGATGAGTGCTTCAACCCTGTGAAGGACCGGCTGACCGGCATTGACATGATTCGCCAGGCCGTCTACAGCCTCGA ATCGGACTTCAAGCGGCTGAGCTATGAAGGTTTCTACACCATAGTTCTGCAGAAGGACACGGAGATCATATCGGTAGCCTTGCTCAG GTTCCATGGCGCCAAGCTGGCGGAGATGCCGTTCGCGTGCACACTGCCGCAGTACCATAGACAAGGGATGATGCGCCACCTCGTCAATGCCATCGACAAG GTGCTAGAATCGGTGCAGGTGGAGAATTTGGTGATCTCGGCGGTGGCCGAGGTAGAGGACACATGGAAGAAGCTTGGCTTCGTTACCGTAGAGCCGCAGCTGAGAGATGAGGCCAAGAGGCTCAGCATGGTCACCATTCCCGGCACCATCCTACTCCAGAAGCCCACCGCCAAGCAGGACGTGTTGCGGATAACCGAGGACGAGCAGGCGTTCCTGGAGATGAGCTGGCCGCGCTGCAGCTTCGTCGACCTCTTGACTGGGATCGCGTTCCCATGGCCGCCATATGCTGACCCCGTGGCCGCTGCGGTGaggggagcgggcggcggcggtggcgaggcgTAA
- the LOC119278043 gene encoding increased DNA methylation 1-like isoform X1, producing MMAESREVPNKNARDCRVGAMREEKGDRLSKHCGSRMTPVAGRGSSFRPLSMQSNGRTPPLFSPRSGRGMPPPVVYSRKQGASADGGPSAVQRDGGGNHLPSGTDVGHGQPVSERPLQIVPANTRAGKGKNVPPAGGNGGTAVPVNGRVRKTRAPKGSSTLAESRKVPGKKSDAGEPASMHHGAQGNDQLKTVSAPSNSRKKKSTASASVVPSSRRPSRNNSSTSGTAAAGAKKHTILTWLIDSGVLRENEKVSYVDSTSFAAKASGAVTRAGIQCTCCNTAMAPPTFSSHAGSEDSALWERLLLKSGKSLLECVREAWQGEDLRTLHAKQKARAALEKERERSTQEKKHALLLAKQSRKERALPLDGTNYGGDDDRSDDACGVCADGGQLLCCDSCPSTFHPECLAVQVPEDSWVCHYCRCFLCSADDDGHCGLSKCNQCTRKYHHHCRASLLDGHEIAPYCSKACNKIAVNLSNMVGATTSIGEEGHSWSLLKIQRGSMTSDSAALLECNAKLAVAFGVLDECFNPVKDRLTGIDMIRQAVYSLESDFKRLSYEGFYTIVLQKDTEIISVALLRFHGAKLAEMPFACTLPQYHRQGMMRHLVNAIDKVLESVQVENLVISAVAEVEDTWKKLGFVTVEPQLRDEAKRLSMVTIPGTILLQKPTAKQDVLRITEDEQAFLEMSWPRCSFVDLLTGIAFPWPPYADPVAAAVRGAGGGGGEA from the exons ATGATG GCTGAGTCGCGGGAGGTGCCCAACAAGAACGCGCGTGACTGTCGAGTTGGAGCCATGAGGGAGGAGAAAGGGGATCGACTGTCCAAGCATTGCGGCTCACGCATGACCCCTG TGGCGGGGCGGGGTTCTTCTTTCCGGCCATTGTCGATGCAGAGCAATGGGAGAACGCCGCCACTGTTCTCCCCCAGGAGTGGCCGTGGGATGCCACCACCTGTTGTTTATTCCCGGAAACAGGGGGCTAGCGCCGATGGCGGGCCTTCTGCCGTACAGAGAGACGGCGGCGGCAACCACCTTCCCAGCGGCACTGACGTTGGCCATGGCCAACCAGTGAGCGAGAGGCCGCTTCAGATCGTTCCTGCTAACACCAGAGCTGGGAAGGGCAAGAACGTGCCACCGGCCGGTGGCAACGGCGGCACTGCCGTGCCTGTAAATGGCCGCGTACGGAAGACACGCGCGCCCAAGGGGAGCAGCACTCTAGCGGAATCCAGGAAGGTGCCCGGCAAGAAATCTGACGCTGGGGAACCGGCGAGCATGCACCATGGCGCCCAAGGCAACGACCAGCTGAAGACTGTCTCGGCTCCAAGCAACAGCAGGAAGAAGAAGAGCACGGCCTCTGCCTCGGTCGTGCCATCGAGCCGGAGGCCTAGCAGGAATAACAGTAGCACGTCCGGCACCGCGGCGGCCGGAGCCAAGAAGCACACCATCCTGACATGGCTGATCGACTCCGGTGTGCTCAGAGAGAACGAGAAGGTCTCGTACGTGGACAGCACCAGCTTCGCCGCGAAGGCCTCTGGCGCGGTGACTAGGGCCGGCATCCAGTGCACCTGCTGCAACACCGCGATGGCGCCCCCGACCTTCTCGTCCCACGCCGGCTCCGAGGACTCGGCACTGTGGGAGAGGCTCCTGCTAAAGTCCGGCAAGTCGTTGCTGGAGTGCGTGCGGGAGGCGTGGCAGGGGGAGGACCTGAGGACCTTACACGCCAAGCAGAAGGCACGGGCTGCGCTGGAGAAAGAACGGGAGAGGAGCACACAGGAGAAGAAGCATGCTCTGCTGCTCGCCAAGCAGAGCAGGAAGGAACGAGCCCTCCCCCTCGACGGGACCAACTATGGCGGGGACGACGACCGGAGCGACGACGCATGCGGTGTGTGCGCAGACGGCGGACAGCTGCTGTGCTGCGACAGCTGCCCATCCACCTTCCACCCGGAGTGCCTTGCCGTGCAGGTCCCTGAGGACTCCTGGGTCTGCCACTACTGCCGCTGCTTCCTGTGCTCCGCCGATGATGATGGCCATTGCGGCCTCTCCAAGTGCAACCAGTGCACCCGCAAGT ATCACCACCACTGCCGCGCGTCCCTGTTGGACGGGCACGAGATCGCCCCCTACTGCAGCAAAGCCTGCAACAAG ATAGCAGTGAATCTGTCAAACATGGTGGGAGCCACGACCAGCATCGGCGAGGAAGGCCACTCATGGTCCCTGTTAAAGATCCAGCGGGGCTCCATGACGTCAGACTCCGCCGCCCTGCTGGAGTGCAATGCGAAGCTGGCAGTGGCGTTTGGCGTGCTGGATGAGTGCTTCAACCCTGTGAAGGACCGGCTGACCGGCATTGACATGATTCGCCAGGCCGTCTACAGCCTCGA ATCGGACTTCAAGCGGCTGAGCTATGAAGGTTTCTACACCATAGTTCTGCAGAAGGACACGGAGATCATATCGGTAGCCTTGCTCAG GTTCCATGGCGCCAAGCTGGCGGAGATGCCGTTCGCGTGCACACTGCCGCAGTACCATAGACAAGGGATGATGCGCCACCTCGTCAATGCCATCGACAAG GTGCTAGAATCGGTGCAGGTGGAGAATTTGGTGATCTCGGCGGTGGCCGAGGTAGAGGACACATGGAAGAAGCTTGGCTTCGTTACCGTAGAGCCGCAGCTGAGAGATGAGGCCAAGAGGCTCAGCATGGTCACCATTCCCGGCACCATCCTACTCCAGAAGCCCACCGCCAAGCAGGACGTGTTGCGGATAACCGAGGACGAGCAGGCGTTCCTGGAGATGAGCTGGCCGCGCTGCAGCTTCGTCGACCTCTTGACTGGGATCGCGTTCCCATGGCCGCCATATGCTGACCCCGTGGCCGCTGCGGTGaggggagcgggcggcggcggtggcgaggcgTAA
- the LOC119278045 gene encoding uncharacterized protein LOC119278045, producing the protein MAHFQEVDYCSEEVRAVGNPARRGGGVQEHIVKETFVQEFDTSGRRHGHHGHHGRGSGHFEVRESRLEEDFNTRTGEFHERKENFVVRADD; encoded by the coding sequence ATGGCGCACTTCCAGGAGGTGGACTACTGCTCGGAGGAGGTGAGGGCGGTGGGCAACCCGGCCCGCCGCGGCGGCGGCGTGCAGGAGCACATCGTCAAGGAGACGTTCGTGCAGGAGTTCGacacctccggccgccgccacggtcACCACGGTCACCACGGCCGCGGCTCTGGTCACTTCGAGGTGCGCGAGAGCAGGCTCGAGGAGGACTTCAACACCCGCACCGGGGAGTTCCACGAGCGCAAGGAGAACTTCGTCGTCAGGGCCGATGACTGA